The Tachyglossus aculeatus isolate mTacAcu1 chromosome 22, mTacAcu1.pri, whole genome shotgun sequence genome window below encodes:
- the KBTBD4 gene encoding kelch repeat and BTB domain-containing protein 4 isoform X2: MRPGAAESGPPSPPATMESPEEPGPSAEENYFVNYTFTDRSHSGRVAQGILQLCLEEELFADVTVSVEGREFQLHRLVLSAQSRFFRSMFTSDLKEARNRAIVLRDVSQSVFQLLVDYIYHGTVKLRAEELQETYEVADMYQLSALFEECSRFLARTVTAGNCLRVMWLADRHSDADLYAAAARCAKAHLARLRDADEFLHLPRRLLSDIISDGVPCSQNPTEAIETWINFNKEEREIFSESLRANLKEVGETAHIYLIGKESSRTHSLAVSLRCAEDDSLSVSGQNSLCHQITAACKHGGDLYVVGGSVPRRMWKCNNATVDWEWCAPLPRDRLHPTLVSVPGQDAIYSLGGKTLQDTLSNAVVSYRVGDNVWTEAGRLEVAVAGAAGAALDGVIYLLGGEESDLDFFTKPSRLIQRFDTEAGRCQLKPYALPVAGRLHAAVHRDLVFIVAEGDALVCYNPSLDSFTRLCLPEAWGAAPSLWRIASCDGGIYVFRERCRKGDANAYKLDPATSAVTVTGGGGEVPLTSLQFVLA; encoded by the exons AGAGCGGgccgccctcccctcccgccaccATGGAGTCGCCGGAGGAGCCGGGGCCCTCCGCGGAGGAGAACTACTTCGTCAACTACACGTTCACGGACCGGTCCCACTCGGGCCGGGTGGCCCAGGGCATCCTGCAGCTGTGCCTGGAGGAAGAGCTGTTCGCCGACGTCACGGTctcggtggaggggagggagttccagctgcACCGCCTGGTCCTGTCGGCCCAGAGCCGCTTCTTCCGCTCCATGTTCACCTCCGACTTGAAGGAGGCGCGGAACCGGGCCATCGTGCTGCGGGACGTGAGCCAGTCCGTCTTCCAGCTGCTGGTGGACTACATCTACCACGGGACGGTGAAGCTGCgggccgaggagctgcaggagacgTACGAGGTGGCCGACATGTACCAGCTGAGCGCCCTGTTCGAGGAGTGCTCCCGCTTCCTGGCCCGCACGGTGACGGCGGGCAACTGCCTGCGGGTGATGTGGCTGGCCGATCGGCACAGCGACGCCGACCTCTACGCGGCCGCCGCGCGGTGCGCCAAGGCCCACCTGGCCCGGCTGCGGGACGCCGACGAGTTTCTCCACCTGCCCCGGCGCTTGCTCTCCGACATCATCTCGG ACGGAGTGCCGTGTTCCCAGAACCCGACCGAGGCCATAGAAACCTGGATCAACTTCAACAAAGAGGAGCGAGAGATCTTCTCCGAGTCGCTCAGGGCCAACCTGAAG GAGGTCGGGGAGACGGCGCACATCTACCTGATCGGGAAGGAGTCGTCCCGCACCCACTCCCTGGCCGTGTCCCTGCGCTGCGCCGAGGACGACTCCCTCAGCGTGAGCGGCCAGAACAGCCTGTGCCACCAGATCACGGCGGCCTGCAAGCACGGCGGGGACCTGTACGTGGTGGGGGGCTCGGTCCCCCGGCGCATGTGGAAGTGCAACAACGCCACGGTGGACTGGGAGTGGTGCGCCCCGCTGCCCCGCGACCGGCTGCACCCCACGCTGGTGTCCGTGCCCGGGCAGGACGCCATCTACTCGCTCGGGGGCAAGACCCTGCAGGACACCCTCTCCAACGCCGTCGTCTCCTACCGGGTGGGCGACAACGTCTGGACGGAGGCCGGCCGGCTGGAGGTGGCCGTGGCCGGGGCCGCGGGGGCCGCCCTCGACGGGGTCATCTACCTGCTCGGGGGCGAGGAGAGCGACCTGGACTTCTTCACCAAGCCCTCGCGGCTCATCCAGCGCTTCGACACGGAGGCGGGGAGGTGCCAGCTGAAGCCCTACGCGCTGCCGGTGGCGGGCCGCCTGCACGCCGCCGTCCACCGGGACCTGGTGTTCATCGTGGCCGAGGGGGACGCGCTGGTCTGCTACAACCCCTCGCTGGATAGCTTCACCCGGCTCTGCCTCCCCGAGGCCTGGGGCGCGGCCCCCTCCCTCTGGAGGATCGCCAGCTGCGACGGCGGCATCTACGTGTTCCGGGAGCGCTGCCGGAAGGGGGACGCCAACGCCTACAAGCTGGACCCCGCCACCTCGGCCGTCACCGtcaccggcggcggcggcgaggtgCCGCTCACCAGCCTGCAGTTCGTCCTGGCCTGA
- the KBTBD4 gene encoding kelch repeat and BTB domain-containing protein 4 isoform X1, translating into MRPGAAESGPPSPPATMESPEEPGPSAEENYFVNYTFTDRSHSGRVAQGILQLCLEEELFADVTVSVEGREFQLHRLVLSAQSRFFRSMFTSDLKEARNRAIVLRDVSQSVFQLLVDYIYHGTVKLRAEELQETYEVADMYQLSALFEECSRFLARTVTAGNCLRVMWLADRHSDADLYAAAARCAKAHLARLRDADEFLHLPRRLLSDIISDGVPCSQNPTEAIETWINFNKEEREIFSESLRANLKQEVGETAHIYLIGKESSRTHSLAVSLRCAEDDSLSVSGQNSLCHQITAACKHGGDLYVVGGSVPRRMWKCNNATVDWEWCAPLPRDRLHPTLVSVPGQDAIYSLGGKTLQDTLSNAVVSYRVGDNVWTEAGRLEVAVAGAAGAALDGVIYLLGGEESDLDFFTKPSRLIQRFDTEAGRCQLKPYALPVAGRLHAAVHRDLVFIVAEGDALVCYNPSLDSFTRLCLPEAWGAAPSLWRIASCDGGIYVFRERCRKGDANAYKLDPATSAVTVTGGGGEVPLTSLQFVLA; encoded by the exons AGAGCGGgccgccctcccctcccgccaccATGGAGTCGCCGGAGGAGCCGGGGCCCTCCGCGGAGGAGAACTACTTCGTCAACTACACGTTCACGGACCGGTCCCACTCGGGCCGGGTGGCCCAGGGCATCCTGCAGCTGTGCCTGGAGGAAGAGCTGTTCGCCGACGTCACGGTctcggtggaggggagggagttccagctgcACCGCCTGGTCCTGTCGGCCCAGAGCCGCTTCTTCCGCTCCATGTTCACCTCCGACTTGAAGGAGGCGCGGAACCGGGCCATCGTGCTGCGGGACGTGAGCCAGTCCGTCTTCCAGCTGCTGGTGGACTACATCTACCACGGGACGGTGAAGCTGCgggccgaggagctgcaggagacgTACGAGGTGGCCGACATGTACCAGCTGAGCGCCCTGTTCGAGGAGTGCTCCCGCTTCCTGGCCCGCACGGTGACGGCGGGCAACTGCCTGCGGGTGATGTGGCTGGCCGATCGGCACAGCGACGCCGACCTCTACGCGGCCGCCGCGCGGTGCGCCAAGGCCCACCTGGCCCGGCTGCGGGACGCCGACGAGTTTCTCCACCTGCCCCGGCGCTTGCTCTCCGACATCATCTCGG ACGGAGTGCCGTGTTCCCAGAACCCGACCGAGGCCATAGAAACCTGGATCAACTTCAACAAAGAGGAGCGAGAGATCTTCTCCGAGTCGCTCAGGGCCAACCTGAAG CAGGAGGTCGGGGAGACGGCGCACATCTACCTGATCGGGAAGGAGTCGTCCCGCACCCACTCCCTGGCCGTGTCCCTGCGCTGCGCCGAGGACGACTCCCTCAGCGTGAGCGGCCAGAACAGCCTGTGCCACCAGATCACGGCGGCCTGCAAGCACGGCGGGGACCTGTACGTGGTGGGGGGCTCGGTCCCCCGGCGCATGTGGAAGTGCAACAACGCCACGGTGGACTGGGAGTGGTGCGCCCCGCTGCCCCGCGACCGGCTGCACCCCACGCTGGTGTCCGTGCCCGGGCAGGACGCCATCTACTCGCTCGGGGGCAAGACCCTGCAGGACACCCTCTCCAACGCCGTCGTCTCCTACCGGGTGGGCGACAACGTCTGGACGGAGGCCGGCCGGCTGGAGGTGGCCGTGGCCGGGGCCGCGGGGGCCGCCCTCGACGGGGTCATCTACCTGCTCGGGGGCGAGGAGAGCGACCTGGACTTCTTCACCAAGCCCTCGCGGCTCATCCAGCGCTTCGACACGGAGGCGGGGAGGTGCCAGCTGAAGCCCTACGCGCTGCCGGTGGCGGGCCGCCTGCACGCCGCCGTCCACCGGGACCTGGTGTTCATCGTGGCCGAGGGGGACGCGCTGGTCTGCTACAACCCCTCGCTGGATAGCTTCACCCGGCTCTGCCTCCCCGAGGCCTGGGGCGCGGCCCCCTCCCTCTGGAGGATCGCCAGCTGCGACGGCGGCATCTACGTGTTCCGGGAGCGCTGCCGGAAGGGGGACGCCAACGCCTACAAGCTGGACCCCGCCACCTCGGCCGTCACCGtcaccggcggcggcggcgaggtgCCGCTCACCAGCCTGCAGTTCGTCCTGGCCTGA